A single window of Nicotiana sylvestris chromosome 5, ASM39365v2, whole genome shotgun sequence DNA harbors:
- the LOC104228562 gene encoding uncharacterized protein: MDFCLPNPKAKVHPFSSPKSNFLTPFFKISSVQPLDNGKLRRLSKLKCVKESSGSKLEWKIEDEMDMEKELVGMKRLKEKCKGISGIVELLECLEREAIMGEDEGKEPTDYNRRAQIFDKNSRVFQALKERNMSSSTSCM; encoded by the coding sequence ATGGACTTTTGTCTTCCTAACCCCAAAGCTAAAGTGCACCCTTTTTCTTCACCTAAATCTAATTTTCTTACACCTTTTTTCAAGATTTCTTCAGTTCAGCCATTGGATAATGGGAAATTGCGTAGATTATCAAAGTTGAAGTGTGTAAAAGAAAGCTCAGGTTCAAAGTTGGAGTGGAAAATAGAGGATGAAATGGATATGGAAAAAGAATTGGTTGGAATGAAGAGATTGAAAGAAAAGTGTAAAGGGATAAGTGGAATAGTTGAATTATTGGAGTGTTTAGAAAGAGAAGCAATTATGGGTGAAGATGAAGGGAAAGAACCAACAGATTACAATAGGAGGGCTCAGATATTTGATAAGAATTCTAGAGTTTTCCAAGCTCTTAAAGAAAGAAATATGTCAAGTAGTACTAGTTGCATGTGA
- the LOC104228559 gene encoding GCN5-related N-acetyltransferase 3, chloroplastic isoform X2: MAVAAAVHGGYLPSKFRSISGKTVSQSKPTPPPLFISTNPNDVIPNHLKNLYSLCNHSCHRFPKLNSEGRVEPVDLNKLRKALHHSYIVVSVFTRPAFVPGLVPELAPSLTGIGGDWIGKVVPVTPSNGELVGFGRAVSDSGLTAAIYDVMVIPSLRRRGIGRKIVQRMLRILVNRDIYDIAALCSDQEKPFFRACGFGDDVLASTTMMYTRSASADSEDEQIVKYAEKISWGL; this comes from the exons ATGGCAGTTGCAGCCGCCGTACACGGCGGTTATCTTCCCTCCAAATTCCGCAGTATCTCTGGAAAAACAGTCTCACAAAGCAAACCAACGCCGCCGCCACTATTCATTTCCACAAACCCTAACGATGTAATCCCTAATCACCTTAAAAACCTCTATTCTTTATGTAACCATTCATGTCACCGTTTTCCAAAACTGAACTCAGAAGGTAGAGTCGAGCCAGTGGATCTAAACAAGCTTCGAAAAGCGTTACATCATAGTTATATCGTCGTTTCGGTCTTTACCCGACCCGCCTTTGTACCCGGTTTGGTACCCGAATTGGCTCCGAGTTTAACGGGTATTGGTGGAGATTGGATTGGAAAAGTGGTGCCTGTGACACCGAGTAATGGAGAATTGGTTGGTTTTGGACGTGCTGTTTCTGATTCTGGATTGACAGCTGCTATCTATGATGTTATG GTCATTCCTTCACTACGAAGAAGAGGCATTGGCAGGAAGATAGTTCAAAGGATGTTAAG GATTCTTGTGAACAGAGACATTTATGACATAGCAGCCCTCTGCTCTGATCAAGAGAA GCCTTTTTTTAGAGCATGTGGATTTGGAGATGATGTACTGGCCTCCACTACAATGATGTATACCAGGTCTGCTTCTGCTGATTCAGAGGATGAGCAGATTGTAAAATATGCAG AGAAAATCTCCTGGGGACTGTGA
- the LOC104228559 gene encoding GCN5-related N-acetyltransferase 3, chloroplastic isoform X1 encodes MAVAAAVHGGYLPSKFRSISGKTVSQSKPTPPPLFISTNPNDVIPNHLKNLYSLCNHSCHRFPKLNSEGRVEPVDLNKLRKALHHSYIVVSVFTRPAFVPGLVPELAPSLTGIGGDWIGKVVPVTPSNGELVGFGRAVSDSGLTAAIYDVMVIPSLRRRGIGRKIVQRMLRILVNRDIYDIAALCSDQEKPFFRACGFGDDVLASTTMMYTRSASADSEDEQIVKYAGRKLLLAPSLRGNLKT; translated from the exons ATGGCAGTTGCAGCCGCCGTACACGGCGGTTATCTTCCCTCCAAATTCCGCAGTATCTCTGGAAAAACAGTCTCACAAAGCAAACCAACGCCGCCGCCACTATTCATTTCCACAAACCCTAACGATGTAATCCCTAATCACCTTAAAAACCTCTATTCTTTATGTAACCATTCATGTCACCGTTTTCCAAAACTGAACTCAGAAGGTAGAGTCGAGCCAGTGGATCTAAACAAGCTTCGAAAAGCGTTACATCATAGTTATATCGTCGTTTCGGTCTTTACCCGACCCGCCTTTGTACCCGGTTTGGTACCCGAATTGGCTCCGAGTTTAACGGGTATTGGTGGAGATTGGATTGGAAAAGTGGTGCCTGTGACACCGAGTAATGGAGAATTGGTTGGTTTTGGACGTGCTGTTTCTGATTCTGGATTGACAGCTGCTATCTATGATGTTATG GTCATTCCTTCACTACGAAGAAGAGGCATTGGCAGGAAGATAGTTCAAAGGATGTTAAG GATTCTTGTGAACAGAGACATTTATGACATAGCAGCCCTCTGCTCTGATCAAGAGAA GCCTTTTTTTAGAGCATGTGGATTTGGAGATGATGTACTGGCCTCCACTACAATGATGTATACCAGGTCTGCTTCTGCTGATTCAGAGGATGAGCAGATTGTAAAATATGCAGGTAGAAAGCTATTACTAGCTCCTTCACTAAGAGGAAATCTTAAAACATAA
- the LOC104228558 gene encoding translocase of chloroplast 34, chloroplastic-like, with protein MASQVIKEWVGIQQFPSATELKLLELLGKTKQEVHSVSTLTVLVMGKGGVGKSSTVNSILGERAVAVSAFQSETPRPVMVSRSLAGSTFNIIDTPGLVEGGYVNDQVLDLIKRFLLNKTIDVLLYVDRLDTYRVDNLDRQIVKAITDSFGKEIWRRALVVLTHAQVSPPDGLSYDEFTSRRSEALLKIVRLGARIRKQEIKASSIPVVLVENSGRCNKNEIDEKILPNGTAWIPNLVQTMIDVVSTDSKGILVDQKLIEGPNPNNKGKVLIPFILAFQYFFVVKRIQKWIKNDIATESRPSWA; from the exons ATGGCATCTCAGGTGATAAAAGAATGGGTCGGAATTCAACAGTTTCCTTCTGCCACTGAATTGAAGTTACTTGAATTGCTAGGAAAAACGAAGCAGGAAGTTCAT AGTGTAAGTACATTGACAGTCCTAGTAATGGGGAAAGGAGGTGTTGGAAAATCTTCAACAGTTAACTCAATTTTAGGGGAAAGAGCAGTTGCTGTCAGTGCATTTCAG TCAGAAACTCCAAGACCGGTGATGGTTTCGCGATCATTGGCAGGATCTACATTTAACATTATCGACACCCCAGGGCTGGTTGAAGGAGGATATGTTAATGACCAGGTTCTTGATCTCATAAAGAG GTTCCTCTTGAACAAGACAATTGATGTTTTGCTCTATGTGGATCGTCTGGATACATATAGAGTGGACAATTTGGACAGGCAAATTGTGAAGGCCATAACAGATAGTTTCGGCAAGGAAATATGGCGTAGAGCACTTGTCGTCCTCACACATGCTCAGGTCTCCCCTCCTGATGGATTGAGTTATGATGAGTTTACTTCAAGAAGATCAGAGGCGCTTTTGAAAATTGTTCGCCTGGGAGCGCGAATTAGGAAACAAGAGATTAAG GCTTCTTCAATTCCTGTTGTTTTGGTTGAGAACAGTGGGAGATGTAACAAGAATGAAATCGACGAAAAG ATTCTTCCGAATGGAACTGCTTGGATACCCAATTTAGTCCAAACTATGATCGACGTTGTTTCAACTGATAGCAAGGGTATCTTGGTTGACCAAAAATTGATCGAAGGACCAAATCCTAACAATAAGGGCAAAGTTCTTATACCTTTTATCTTAGCATTCCAG TATTTCTTTGTTGTGAAAAGGATCCAGAAGTGGATCAAGAATGATATTGCCACAGAGAGCAGACCTTCATGGGCATAA